Proteins encoded by one window of Lathyrus oleraceus cultivar Zhongwan6 chromosome 1, CAAS_Psat_ZW6_1.0, whole genome shotgun sequence:
- the LOC127095546 gene encoding uncharacterized protein LOC127095546: MDARDLCLVANVVLPHKFKAPDLPKYKGLGCPRSHIIMYCRKMSSCIDNDELLLHFFQDTLSRASLDWYMSLERSKIRSWKDLYEAFLKQYEYNLDMAPTRLQLQNQACKSSETFKEYAQRWREITSRVRPTLADAKLVDIFMSILQCMYYEKMVGSSSSNFADIVTIGERLENGLKIGKISSINNQTVVK, encoded by the coding sequence ATGGATGCTAGAGACTTATGCCTAGTTGCTAATGTGGTGCTTCCTCATAAGTTCAAAGCGCCAGATCTACCAAAATACAAGGGTTTAGGTTGTCCTAGAAGTCATATTATTATGTATTGTAGGAAGATGTCATCCTGCATTGATAATGATGAGCTTcttctccatttcttccaagacaCCTTATCTAGGGCATCCTTAGACtggtacatgagcttagagcGTAGTAAAATCAGATCTTGGAAGGACTTGTATGAAGCCTTTCTCAAGCAATATGAGTATAACCTAGATATGGCTCCCACCAGGTTACAACTGCAAAATCAAGCCTGCAAGAGCAGtgaaacattcaaagaatatgctcagaggtggcgtgaaaTTACTTCTCGAGTTAGACCTACACTGGCAGACGCTAAATTGGTTGATATCTTCATGAGCATTCTTCAATGTATGTACTATGAGAAGATGGTTGGTAGCTCATCGTCCAACTTTGCCGACATAGTAACCATTGGAGAACGACTTGAGAATGGGCTTAAAATAGGGAAGATTTCTAGTATTAATAATCAAACAGTGGTCAAGTAA